Proteins found in one Gloeocapsa sp. PCC 73106 genomic segment:
- a CDS encoding 4'-phosphopantetheinyl transferase superfamily protein translates to MLTPPQAHIWCAQVQQIPTQIQQLWHLLNPVERKKAADFQFERHRNAFITGRGYLRIILSRYLQLKPQEIEFNYTPKGKPYLAHQFLESNLQFNLSHSHELILYALTLDKPIGIDLEYLRPFPEAEKIAQRFFSPREAAFISNCPDSLKSPAFFQGWTSKEAVLKATGEGIGGGLEKIEVELDPSQEAKLLSLDGDTQAAQNWFLTKIQTSPEYMATVAIKGKIECKIFDINDLGDYFVEIS, encoded by the coding sequence ATGCTAACTCCCCCTCAGGCACATATTTGGTGCGCCCAAGTTCAGCAGATACCCACACAAATTCAACAGCTTTGGCACTTATTAAATCCTGTTGAACGAAAAAAAGCAGCAGATTTTCAGTTTGAGAGACACAGAAACGCTTTTATCACCGGTCGCGGTTATTTAAGAATTATTTTAAGTAGATATTTACAACTCAAACCCCAAGAGATAGAGTTTAACTATACTCCAAAGGGTAAACCCTATTTAGCGCACCAATTTCTAGAAAGTAATTTACAATTTAATCTTTCTCATTCTCACGAGTTAATTTTATACGCTCTAACCCTAGACAAACCTATTGGTATTGACTTAGAATACCTGCGTCCTTTTCCCGAGGCAGAGAAAATTGCTCAGAGATTCTTTTCGCCACGAGAAGCAGCATTTATTAGTAATTGTCCCGACTCTCTCAAATCCCCAGCTTTTTTCCAGGGTTGGACGAGCAAAGAAGCTGTATTAAAAGCCACGGGAGAGGGTATAGGAGGGGGTTTAGAAAAAATTGAAGTAGAATTAGATCCCAGTCAAGAAGCAAAATTATTGTCCCTTGATGGGGATACACAAGCCGCTCAAAACTGGTTTTTAACCAAAATCCAAACCTCTCCTGAATATATGGCCACAGTAGCTATAAAAGGTAAAATAGAATGTAAAATCTTCGATATTAACGATTTGGGGGATTACTTTGTTGAAATTAGCTAA
- a CDS encoding alpha/beta fold hydrolase has protein sequence MTEQIHYYEWITSEARSRSKPVMVFAHGWGGSCRYWRTTAQTLCDRFDCLLYDLQGFGRSQPGLNADYELETYAENLRELLDNLDLDRVYLNGHSMGASIAVFFASAYPQRLEKLILTCNGIFEYNKLAFETFYFFGGYVVKFRYPWFTKIPGLDRLFMARFLHRSIPAAERRAFLEDFVTADAQAALGTIYTSVSAKAVIVMPQKFAQLQVPTLLISGAKDIIIPASLGRQAAQLNEKIKYVEIPETAHFPMLEDPKIYLEELNAFLSC, from the coding sequence ATGACTGAACAGATTCACTACTACGAGTGGATTACGAGCGAAGCTAGGAGCAGATCTAAACCAGTGATGGTATTTGCCCATGGCTGGGGCGGCTCCTGCCGCTATTGGCGCACCACAGCTCAAACTCTGTGCGATCGCTTCGACTGTTTACTCTATGACTTGCAAGGTTTTGGACGCTCTCAACCAGGTTTAAACGCGGACTATGAACTAGAAACCTACGCCGAAAACCTGCGGGAATTACTAGACAATTTAGATCTAGATCGAGTTTATCTTAACGGCCACTCTATGGGCGCTTCTATCGCTGTTTTCTTCGCTAGTGCTTACCCCCAACGCCTTGAAAAGCTGATCCTAACTTGTAATGGGATCTTTGAATACAATAAACTGGCTTTTGAAACCTTCTATTTTTTTGGTGGCTACGTAGTTAAATTCCGTTACCCCTGGTTCACCAAAATTCCCGGACTTGATCGCCTCTTTATGGCGAGATTTTTACACCGTTCCATCCCAGCTGCAGAACGCCGCGCTTTTTTAGAAGACTTCGTAACAGCCGATGCTCAAGCCGCTCTCGGCACGATCTACACCTCTGTCAGTGCTAAAGCGGTAATCGTAATGCCGCAAAAATTTGCCCAGTTACAGGTACCCACCCTCCTAATCTCAGGAGCAAAAGATATTATTATTCCCGCTAGTTTGGGACGTCAAGCGGCTCAACTGAATGAGAAAATTAAATACGTGGAAATACCCGAAACAGCTCACTTCCCCATGCTTGAAGATCCCAAAATTTATCTTGAGGAACTGAACGCATTTCTTTCATGCTAA